The nucleotide window GCCAGTTGTTCCTTGCGCATGATCGGCAATGCTTCCTCTCCTTGCGCTGTAAGTACGGTAACCCGATTTGTATCAATTCCAAATCCTGCCCCTTGTTCCCTTAAATCATTAGCCACAATCATATCCGCATGCTTCGACTCCAACTTTGCACGCGCATGCTCCAAAAGCTGCTCTGTTTCCATGGCAAAGCCACAGACTACCTGATCCTCGCGTTTTCTTTCTCCAATTGTTTTTAGAATATCCTGTGTTCGTTTTAGAGTCAGCTGAAATTCCCCTTCTGACTTTTTTATTTTCTGCGCGGCCATTTCAATCGGTGTATAATCAGCAACTGCCGCTGCTTTAATAATTAAATCTGAGTCTTCAGCATACATTAAAAGGGTCTCCGCCATGGATTGAGCGGAAGTCACCGGCATGTCTGCAACATTACGCACAGGCGGTAAAGTGGTCGGCCCATGAACTAACGTTACCTCAGCCCCCCAGTTTCGCGCTGCTTTTGCGAGAGCATAACCCATTTTTCCACTGGAATGATTGGTTAAATAGCGAACTGGATCCAAAGCTTCTTGAGTAGGACCTGCACTCACTAACACCTTCAACCCGGATAACGGTTTTTCTGTAATTAAAGCCTGTTCAATTTCATCTTCAATCGCCGCTAAAGGAGCAAGGCGGCCTTTGCCTACATCGCCGCATGCCAGCAAACCGCTGTCCGCCTCTACAATTTGCATGCCTCTGGCTTTTAACAGGCGCAGATTCTCCTGAGTCGCCGGATTTTCGAGCATTCCGGTATTCATGGCCGGACAAATAATCTTAGGACAGCTGCAGGCTAAAAAAGTTGTAGTCAGCATATCGTCAGCCAGTCCATGAGCGAACTTGGCGATCACATTGGCAGTCGCCGGGGCAACCACAAAAACATCCGCCTGCTTTGCCAGCGATACATGCTGAACATGATATTCAAAATTCCGATCAAAGGTATCCACACTGACACGATGACCGCTCAGTGACTCAAAGGTCAATGGGCTGACAAATTCAGTCGCATTTCGGGTCATGATCACATGGACGTCCAAATCTTTCTTTTTTAAGTCACTCGTCAGCTGTGCCGCTTTATAAGCAGCAATTCCACCAGTAACACCTAATACAACTGTTTTTTTCACAATATCCTCCCTGCCGACAATGTCGGCCATTTTAAGAATCATGTCTGACTCTGAAGCATTTTCTTAATCCAATCGTTAATTTGCCGAAGAAGCTTTCCTATACCCTTTAGTCAGAGGCATCAGCGCTCGTCCGACGGCCAGAACAATCAGCGCTCCGATCACCATTTCCATTATACCATTTGTCATAACAACGCCCAATAACAAAGCCGCCAACCCGGACATCGCTACGCCTTTAACTGCAGCATAGGCAGAACCGAAGAAGAAATAGATCCCCAGCATCACCAGCGTCGTATGCAAAAAGGTGCTGATCAATGTCGAAAACAACAAACTGGCGTTCACTTTCTTCGTTGCCTTCATCAGCAAGTTAAACATCAAGCCGGACAGCCAGCCTAATAAGACCCGAGGACCTAAAGCAATGACCAGACTCGCCAGACCTCCATGGAATTCACCGACTGAATAAAAGGGTGAAAAAACAAAAGAAGTAACAGTAGGCGTCAAGGTATTCACGATAACACTGCTGATCCCAAAGATCAATCCCACTACACTCCCTGCTCCAGGCCCCAGCAAAACCCCTGCCAGAATAACAGGGATATGCAATGTTGTCGCACGCACTGGACCGATCGGGATATACCCCAGCGGCGTCAGCATCAGCACAATTTCGATGCAGCCGAATAAAGCCAGCAGCACCATGTTTTTTGTCTTCTGTTTCGATTTCATATTTTTTTTCCTCCTGTCGCTCCATTTCGGATGCAACGTACTGAAATACGAGAATCTCTTTCAGCCTCACGATGTTTGATAGAAGTCACTTCGGATCTCCTTTAAACGCATGAAAACCAAACTTTGAGAATTCATTTTTATTATACTCAGGATCTCCTTTAATTCAATAGTTCCCTGTCCAACTCTGACAAAAGACTACCAAAAATAGACAAGCCTAAGTTTGTTAAACCTCAGCCATACTAACGATACAAGAAATGAAGGTGAATGAATGAAGAAAATACCTTATGTATTATTAATCAGTCTGCTTCTGCTGAGTGGATGTCAGAATCGGCCGGAAGACAACGATCTCACGGCAAAGGTGGGTTCCATCACTGACGATATTCCGGAAATCGATATTCCTCAAACAGATATCGACTTCTCACAATTCAGTACATTAGATTCAAAGATGCAGGCATGGGGACTTGGCAAAGACAAAGATGAAAATGGCCAGCCTCAGGATGCAGTGCTTGCCAACGAAAGGTATAAAGCTTATGATACCGTGTTCGTCGGACGTCCTGATCACAAAGTTTATTTAACCTTTGACAATGGTTATGAAAATGGCAATACGCCAAAAATTCTAGACACACTGAAAGAAAAGAACGTCAGTGCCGTCTTCTTTGTCACATCCCAATATGTTCTGGAAAATCCTGATTTGATTCGGCGAATGATTGATGAGGGACATATCATCGGCAATCACAGCTATCATCATCATTCTTTTCCAACGATCAGCATTGAAAAGGTTTATGATGAAATCATGCAGTTAGATGCCTTATTATTAGATCAATTCCAGTACAAGATGACATTGGTCCGCCCGCCAAAGGGAGAATTCAACGAACAGTCACTGGCCCTCAGCAATCTCTTAGGATATCAAACAGTGCTGTGGTCGTATGCTTACTATGATTACAATGTTGCCGATCAGCCTGATCCGACCTCAGCTTTAAAGAAAAATCTGGACAACGCACATCCTGGTGCAATTTATCTTCTGCACTCCGTATCGGATACCAATACCCAGATTTTATCAGATTTAATTGAAGGACTGCGAAACTTAAACTATGAAGTTTCCCGCTATGATTTAAAAGAGTGACCCAAAAACTGAAATTAAAATACAAGTTAATTGGAATACTGTTACCTGAAAATCGAACATTCCAATTGGGGATAAAAAACAACCGCTGATTAAGAATCTAATCCCCTTGAGTCTGATTCTTCCGTATAAAAACAAATTTCGTTTCCCTTGCTTATTTATTCCAGGCAGCGGATAAGGAATTTGTTTTTCTTTATAGCGGAGAAATCCCTGTCTGATGATATCAAATTGATAATCCTTGTGATATTCGTTACTCCTTTTTTTGTACTTCCGAGCGCAGCTGTTCCAAACGAGCCTCCGCCGCTGCATCCTGATCAAAATACTCAACAAGTAAATCCAGACAACGCAGCGTTTCCGGTGAACTCATATGTTCCAGCTTCTCCGTTTCCTCTAACAGCCGGTCTCCTTCAATCCCTGCCAGCTGCAGAAAACGCGCCACTCGCTGATGCCGCTCCAGCAGCGCTTTTCCTTGTGTCTTTCCCTTTTCTGTCAACTGCACATCCCCATAGTTTTCCACAATTAAAAAACCTTCTGCAGCCAGTTTCCGCAGCATCTTACTGACTGAACTGCGGCCAACCTGCAAAGCATCAGCAAGGACACAGACGCGAAGACTTTGATTCTTTTGCTGCATCCTGTATAACATTTCCAAATAATCTTCCATGGCCGCTGTCAGCTGATCCGCTTCATTACGTACGGATTCACGGAAAGGCCGAAAACCATTGCTTTTCATTTTCTTCATCCCTTTCAGACAATCCTGTCCTATTCCATTCTATTCGCTGTGAAAAGCCTTGTGCGGGCGGATGCTGAAATCGGAAAGCGATCACTCTGCCCTATAAAAAAGCCAGGATTCCAAAGATTCCCGGCCTTTCACTTTCTCTATATTCAATCTAATTCAATTCTGTTTGATCCTCTGGCAATTTAAAGTAGCTG belongs to Holdemania massiliensis and includes:
- a CDS encoding metal-dependent transcriptional regulator, with the protein product MKKMKSNGFRPFRESVRNEADQLTAAMEDYLEMLYRMQQKNQSLRVCVLADALQVGRSSVSKMLRKLAAEGFLIVENYGDVQLTEKGKTQGKALLERHQRVARFLQLAGIEGDRLLEETEKLEHMSSPETLRCLDLLVEYFDQDAAAEARLEQLRSEVQKKE
- the coaBC gene encoding bifunctional phosphopantothenoylcysteine decarboxylase/phosphopantothenate--cysteine ligase CoaBC, which translates into the protein MKKTVVLGVTGGIAAYKAAQLTSDLKKKDLDVHVIMTRNATEFVSPLTFESLSGHRVSVDTFDRNFEYHVQHVSLAKQADVFVVAPATANVIAKFAHGLADDMLTTTFLACSCPKIICPAMNTGMLENPATQENLRLLKARGMQIVEADSGLLACGDVGKGRLAPLAAIEDEIEQALITEKPLSGLKVLVSAGPTQEALDPVRYLTNHSSGKMGYALAKAARNWGAEVTLVHGPTTLPPVRNVADMPVTSAQSMAETLLMYAEDSDLIIKAAAVADYTPIEMAAQKIKKSEGEFQLTLKRTQDILKTIGERKREDQVVCGFAMETEQLLEHARAKLESKHADMIVANDLREQGAGFGIDTNRVTVLTAQGEEALPIMRKEQLAYALLERCLTILKEKREK
- a CDS encoding ECF transporter S component: MKSKQKTKNMVLLALFGCIEIVLMLTPLGYIPIGPVRATTLHIPVILAGVLLGPGAGSVVGLIFGISSVIVNTLTPTVTSFVFSPFYSVGEFHGGLASLVIALGPRVLLGWLSGLMFNLLMKATKKVNASLLFSTLISTFLHTTLVMLGIYFFFGSAYAAVKGVAMSGLAALLLGVVMTNGIMEMVIGALIVLAVGRALMPLTKGYRKASSAN
- a CDS encoding delta-lactam-biosynthetic de-N-acetylase, which produces MKKIPYVLLISLLLLSGCQNRPEDNDLTAKVGSITDDIPEIDIPQTDIDFSQFSTLDSKMQAWGLGKDKDENGQPQDAVLANERYKAYDTVFVGRPDHKVYLTFDNGYENGNTPKILDTLKEKNVSAVFFVTSQYVLENPDLIRRMIDEGHIIGNHSYHHHSFPTISIEKVYDEIMQLDALLLDQFQYKMTLVRPPKGEFNEQSLALSNLLGYQTVLWSYAYYDYNVADQPDPTSALKKNLDNAHPGAIYLLHSVSDTNTQILSDLIEGLRNLNYEVSRYDLKE